One Podarcis raffonei isolate rPodRaf1 chromosome 3, rPodRaf1.pri, whole genome shotgun sequence genomic region harbors:
- the LOC128411368 gene encoding prolyl-tRNA synthetase associated domain-containing protein 1-like translates to MAGQPQAEGALRKALEDHLHGLGIQALAVEHPEVFTVEEMMPYVQHLKGAHSKNLFLKDKKKKGFWLVTVLHNRQINLNDLAKKLGVGSGNLRFADEAAMLEKLKVGQGCATPLALFCDQGDVKFVLDSGFLEGGHDMLYFHPMTNAATMGLRPDDFLRFLKSTGHEPTVVHFDESDK, encoded by the exons ATGGCCGGGCAGCCGCAAGCGGAGGGGGCACTTCGGAAGGCGCTAGAGGATCACCTGCACGGCCTGGGCATCCAAGCGCTAGCCGTGGAGCACCCCGAG GTGTTCACAGTTGAAGAAATGATGCCTTACGTCCAGCATCTGAAAGGAGCACACAGCAAAAACCTTTTCCTTAAAGATAAGAAGAAAAAAGGATTCTGGCTGGTGACGGTCCTGCACAACAGGCAAATCAATTTAAATGACTTGGCAAAGAAACTAGGCGTCGGGAGCGGGAATCTTCGTTTTGCTGACGAAGCGGCCATGCTTGAGAAGCTGAAAGTTGGACAGGGGTGTGCAACGCCCCTAGCTCTTttctgtgaccagggagatgTGAAGTTTGTGTTGGATTCTGGCTTTCTGGAAGGAGGCCACGACATGTTGTACTTTCACCCAATGACAAATGCAGCAACTATGGGACTACGTCCAGATGACTTTCTAAGATTCCTGAAGTCCACAGGACATGAGCCTACAGTTGTACATTTTGATGAAAGTGACAAGTAG